A window from Neoarius graeffei isolate fNeoGra1 chromosome 14, fNeoGra1.pri, whole genome shotgun sequence encodes these proteins:
- the LOC132898017 gene encoding uncharacterized protein LOC132898017, with amino-acid sequence MMSLLRRFIKGEFLHNLTPLQLTRLEVTDKDIQLSPQKINIGLGAESALKSVKDAELRILEFKRECIQALCNIVQKVQDKSPLKYRTVRQMVCLDPLRMFRHPDQSREEMKGLVQRFLEDKQLPDPSAGDIILQQFDCVLSTESRSEDFLAFTPMKQRLDVFLSRAMEPYAELWGFCRKLLVLSHGQATVERGFSVNKEVESDNLHQDTVVTRRLVCDYISEHGGVTQVPLSKQLLDHVAKARTRYRFHLEEQRKEREAKDAERKQKEAEDNLQELKLKRRQVQEVCDGLARDADRLAEEAEAKSGSKMATLIARSNIMRRGYKEKLAELAMLDKSITAKSAELRN; translated from the exons AGTCTTCTGAGGAGGTTTATTAAAGGAGAATTCCTTCACAACCTCACTCCACTGCAGCTCACCAGGCTGGAGGTGACGGATAAGGACATACAGCTCAGCCCGCAAAAAATCAACATTGGCCTAGGTGCCGAGTCCGCCCTCAAG AGTGTGAAAGATGCAGAGCTGAGGATCCTAGAATTCAAGAGGGAGTGCATTCAGGCTCTTTGCAACATAGTCCAGAAAGTGCAGGACAAGAGCCCACTGAAATACCGGACGGTCAGGCAGATGGTGTGCTTGGATCCTTTAAGGATGTTTAGGCACCCAGATCAGAGCAGGGAGGAAATGAAAGGGCTCGTTCAGAGATTTCTTGAAGACAAGCAGCTGCCTGACCCTTCTGCTG GAGATATCATACTTCAACAGTTTGACTGTGTATTGTCCACGGAGAGCCGTAGTGAGGACTTCCTGGCGTTTACACCCATGAAGCAGAGGCTGGATGTCTTTCTCAGCCGTGCGATGGAACCATATGCAGAACTGTGGGGATTTTGCAGAAAGCTTCTTGTCCTCTCTCATGGCCAAGCCACCGTTGAGCGGGGATTCTCTGTGAACAAAGAGGTGGAGTCGGACAACCTGCACCAGGACACAGTGGTGACAAGGAGGCTGGTGTGTGATTACATTTCTGAGCACGGAGGTGTTACACAG GTTCCACTCAGTAAGCAGCTCCTGGACCATGTGGCAAAAGCACGAACCAGATACCGTTTCCACCTGGAGGAGCAGCGAAAGGAGAGGGAGGCGAAAGATGCAGAAAGGAAGCAGAAAGAGGCAGAGGACAATTTGCAGGAATTAAAATTGAAGAGGAGACAGGTACAGGAGGTGTGTGATGGTTTAGCAAGGGATGCTGACAGGCTGGCTGAGGAGGCAGAGGCGAAGTCAGGGAGCAAGATGGCCACTTTGATTGCCAGGTCCAACATAATGCGAAGAGGATACAAAGAGAAGTTGGCAGAACTGGCTATGCTTGATAAGTCGATCACTGCCAAGAGTGCAGAACTTAGAAATTGA